Proteins encoded together in one Ruminococcaceae bacterium KH2T8 window:
- a CDS encoding Antitoxin Phd_YefM, type II toxin-antitoxin system, with protein MAHNQDVLNSLVPITQFNRGQASRIFDRLHQEDMLIVLKNNQPTAVIMSPVEYSRLNEIEENYYLLLEAMRRLSDKDSQVTPIDDLLKEFDISDKDLEACEEPVIE; from the coding sequence ATGGCACACAATCAGGATGTTCTCAATAGTCTTGTACCCATAACCCAGTTTAACCGCGGACAGGCATCCAGGATCTTCGACAGACTTCATCAGGAAGATATGTTGATCGTCCTCAAGAATAATCAACCGACTGCCGTCATAATGTCGCCAGTTGAATATTCCAGACTGAACGAGATCGAAGAGAATTATTACCTCCTTTTGGAAGCTATGAGAAGGCTGTCCGATAAGGATTCTCAGGTAACCCCTATCGACGATCTTCTTAAGGAATTCGACATCTCCGATAAGGATCTGGAGGCTTGCGAAGAACCGGTGATTGAATAA
- a CDS encoding Fucose permease codes for MLALLLAVIYMSFISLGLPDSLLGGGWPIMYREFDVPVSYSGIIFFIISAGTVASSLMSDRVTKKLGTGKVTAISVAITAGALLGFSFSTAFWHLCILAIPYGLGAGSVDAALNNYVALHYKSRHMSWLHCMWGVGASVGPYIMSAVLTNGGTWNNGYRTVGIIQVVLSVFLFMSLPLWKKAPEQDIASDVSDSEYKDRPIPLKDVVRFRGAKEIMLTFFCYSAIEQTCSLWASGYMVFDRGIDAAKAAGYAGLFFIGITVGRALSGFLTMKFNDDQMMRIGEAVIALGIILIFLPFDITIIIGLVTVGFGCAPVYPSIIHSTPVHFGRDKSQAMVGIQMAAAYVGTTLMPPVFGLIAEHISVKIFPIYLTIFLILMTIMYETVVKKTAGGIKDA; via the coding sequence ATGCTGGCTTTACTTCTTGCGGTCATATACATGAGCTTCATATCATTGGGTCTGCCCGATTCTCTGCTCGGCGGAGGCTGGCCCATCATGTATCGAGAGTTCGATGTTCCGGTCTCCTACTCGGGCATCATCTTCTTTATAATCTCGGCAGGAACGGTAGCATCGAGCCTCATGAGCGATCGTGTGACGAAGAAGCTCGGTACGGGCAAGGTCACGGCGATAAGCGTTGCGATCACGGCAGGCGCTCTGCTCGGATTTTCTTTTTCAACTGCATTCTGGCATCTGTGCATCCTGGCGATCCCCTACGGTCTTGGAGCGGGTTCGGTCGATGCGGCTCTCAATAACTATGTGGCACTTCACTATAAGAGCAGGCATATGAGCTGGCTTCACTGCATGTGGGGCGTCGGCGCTTCTGTCGGACCTTATATCATGAGTGCCGTCTTAACGAACGGCGGCACATGGAATAACGGCTACAGGACAGTCGGCATCATCCAGGTAGTATTGTCGGTATTCCTCTTCATGAGCCTTCCTTTGTGGAAGAAAGCTCCCGAGCAGGATATCGCTTCCGACGTTTCGGACAGCGAGTACAAGGACCGTCCGATCCCTCTTAAGGATGTTGTCAGGTTCAGGGGTGCTAAGGAGATCATGCTCACTTTCTTCTGCTACAGTGCGATCGAGCAGACATGCTCACTTTGGGCTTCGGGATATATGGTATTTGACAGAGGTATCGATGCGGCGAAAGCAGCCGGCTACGCCGGACTCTTCTTCATAGGCATCACGGTGGGCAGAGCTCTCTCGGGTTTCCTTACCATGAAGTTTAACGACGATCAGATGATGAGGATCGGAGAGGCTGTCATTGCACTGGGCATAATACTCATATTCCTTCCTTTCGATATTACGATTATAATCGGACTTGTAACAGTGGGTTTCGGGTGTGCGCCCGTTTATCCCAGCATAATACATTCGACGCCGGTTCATTTCGGACGGGACAAGTCGCAGGCGATGGTAGGTATACAGATGGCTGCCGCATATGTTGGAACGACCTTGATGCCGCCCGTCTTCGGACTGATCGCGGAGCATATAAGCGTTAAGATCTTTCCGATATATCTGACGATATTTTTGATATTGATGACGATAATGTACGAAACAGTAGTCAAGAAAACTGCAGGAGGAATAAAAGATGCGTGA
- a CDS encoding Aryl-phospho-beta-D-glucosidase BglC, GH1 family, which produces MREFKGYTRGVNLGGWLSQCDHTEKRYSEFVTEKDIENIKSWGVDHVRVPVDYELVEEADGTPKEGGFRYIDDVISWCRKNGLNMILDLHRTYGYSFYDGDGEVGFFESESYQERFYKLWEKFAEKYGKNDDMLAFELLNEVTKKEYCEPWNNISIECIRRIRKIAPSIKILVGGYYNNSVEAVKDLAMPYDENIVYNFHCYEPLIFTHQGAPWIPTMDTEYRVSVGDTYKTMAEGSRKNIEQVSTGFDGYPEDTVLNEQYFEDIFREAIDVAAERNVALYCGEYGVIDRVTPEETVKWYKIISSVFNKFNIGRAAWNYKEMDFGISDARLDGVRDELVKYL; this is translated from the coding sequence ATGCGTGAATTCAAAGGGTATACAAGAGGTGTCAATCTCGGCGGATGGCTTTCGCAGTGCGACCATACCGAGAAGAGATACAGTGAATTCGTTACCGAGAAAGACATCGAGAATATAAAGAGCTGGGGAGTCGACCACGTACGCGTACCCGTTGATTACGAGCTCGTTGAGGAGGCTGACGGTACTCCCAAGGAGGGCGGATTTAGGTATATCGACGATGTCATCTCATGGTGCAGGAAGAACGGACTCAACATGATCCTCGATCTTCACAGGACATATGGTTATTCCTTCTATGACGGCGACGGAGAAGTCGGATTCTTTGAAAGCGAATCTTATCAGGAGAGATTTTATAAGCTCTGGGAGAAGTTCGCTGAGAAGTATGGAAAGAACGATGACATGCTCGCTTTCGAGCTCCTTAATGAAGTAACTAAGAAGGAATACTGCGAGCCCTGGAACAATATCTCCATCGAGTGCATCAGGAGGATCAGAAAGATCGCTCCGAGCATCAAGATCTTAGTCGGCGGTTACTACAATAACAGTGTCGAGGCAGTCAAGGATCTTGCAATGCCTTACGATGAGAATATCGTATATAACTTCCACTGCTATGAGCCTTTGATCTTTACTCATCAGGGTGCGCCGTGGATCCCTACGATGGATACGGAGTATAGAGTATCCGTGGGGGACACATATAAGACAATGGCTGAGGGAAGCCGCAAGAATATCGAGCAGGTTTCTACCGGATTTGACGGTTATCCCGAGGATACCGTTCTTAATGAGCAGTACTTTGAGGATATCTTCCGCGAGGCGATCGATGTTGCAGCCGAGCGTAATGTAGCTCTTTACTGCGGAGAGTACGGAGTAATAGACAGAGTGACTCCCGAGGAGACAGTCAAGTGGTACAAGATCATAAGCAGCGTGTTTAATAAGTTCAACATCGGAAGAGCCGCATGGAACTATAAGGAGATGGATTTCGGTATCTCCGACGCACGTTTGGACGGCGTAAGGGACGAGCTCGTTAAGTATCTCTGA
- a CDS encoding Predicted phospholipase, patatin/cPLA2 family (manually curated) has translation MRKGLVLEGGAMRGLFTAGVLDIFMENDIRFDGAAGVSAGACFGVNYKSHQIGRVIRYNRKFCDEWRYRSYRSLILTGDLYGGQFCYHELPDKLDVFDTKTFAEDPMEFYAVATDVETAKPVYHLLTDGGYEDLEWIRASASMPLAARIVEIGDKKLLDGGITDSIPLEFMENKGYDRNVVILTQPIDYVKHAYKIMPIINASLHRYPKLVDAIARRHEMYNAQTTYVKVREESKDALVIRPPEALGVGALEKDPLQMQRVYDIGRDVGMQYVDKVKAFLEM, from the coding sequence ATGCGTAAAGGACTGGTCTTGGAAGGTGGAGCGATGCGCGGGCTTTTTACCGCGGGAGTGCTCGATATCTTCATGGAAAACGACATAAGATTTGACGGTGCCGCAGGAGTATCCGCGGGTGCCTGCTTCGGCGTGAACTATAAGTCGCACCAGATCGGTCGTGTCATCAGATATAACAGGAAGTTCTGTGACGAGTGGCGCTACAGATCCTACCGCTCGCTGATACTTACGGGCGACCTTTACGGGGGACAGTTTTGCTACCATGAGCTCCCCGATAAACTCGACGTATTCGATACGAAGACTTTCGCAGAGGATCCGATGGAATTCTACGCAGTCGCTACCGATGTCGAGACTGCAAAGCCCGTCTATCACCTTCTTACCGACGGCGGTTACGAAGACCTTGAATGGATCCGCGCTTCCGCATCCATGCCGCTCGCCGCTCGTATAGTCGAGATAGGAGACAAAAAGCTCTTAGACGGCGGCATCACTGATTCGATCCCGCTGGAATTTATGGAGAACAAGGGTTATGACAGGAATGTCGTCATCCTTACTCAGCCTATTGATTACGTAAAGCATGCCTATAAGATAATGCCGATCATAAATGCATCGCTTCACAGATACCCCAAACTCGTCGATGCCATCGCGAGAAGGCACGAGATGTATAATGCACAGACCACGTATGTTAAGGTGCGCGAAGAGAGCAAGGACGCACTGGTCATAAGACCGCCCGAGGCACTCGGCGTCGGCGCGCTCGAGAAAGACCCCCTGCAGATGCAGAGGGTCTACGATATCGGTCGTGATGTCGGAATGCAATATGTCGATAAGGTAAAAGCATTCCTCGAAATGTGA
- a CDS encoding Fur family transcriptional regulator, ferric uptake regulator: MAYKTKHQEELLTYLESIPGKHVTAGEICSCMKDKGSSIGTATVYRQLEKLVSEGRLNKYIVDEGSSACYEFIPEDDHVCKEKCYHLKCESCGKLIHMECGEVESLNAHIKEHHGFVVNPRRTVFFGLCEECQNAAS, translated from the coding sequence GTGGCTTATAAGACTAAACATCAGGAAGAATTACTCACATATCTTGAGTCTATCCCGGGAAAGCACGTGACAGCGGGCGAGATCTGTTCCTGCATGAAAGACAAGGGCAGTTCTATCGGTACGGCTACCGTTTACAGACAGCTCGAGAAGCTCGTCTCGGAAGGACGCCTCAACAAATATATCGTTGATGAAGGCTCCAGTGCATGCTACGAGTTCATCCCCGAAGACGATCATGTATGTAAGGAGAAGTGCTATCACCTTAAGTGTGAATCCTGCGGAAAGCTGATCCACATGGAGTGCGGTGAAGTAGAGTCGCTTAATGCTCACATCAAGGAGCATCACGGATTTGTAGTTAATCCCAGAAGAACTGTCTTCTTCGGACTTTGCGAGGAGTGTCAGAATGCCGCTTCTTAA
- a CDS encoding zinc transport system ATP-binding protein: MPLLKCTDLTLGYENIVLAEHLDFEVNQGEYWCIVGENGTGKSTLMKNILGLRKPLAGTITYGDGLEKTEIGYLPQQTQVQRDFPASVTEVVISGFQGKTGLRPFYNKKEKEEALHNMERLGITDLAKRCYRELSGGQQQRVLLARALCATGKILLLDEPVTGLDPKVTEELYETIQKLNSDDNIAIIMISHDLEATRKYASHILHFGAEIRKEVVARG, from the coding sequence ATGCCGCTTCTTAAGTGTACCGACCTTACATTGGGTTATGAGAATATCGTCCTCGCGGAACACCTTGATTTTGAAGTCAACCAGGGTGAGTACTGGTGCATCGTCGGAGAGAACGGTACGGGTAAGTCTACCCTCATGAAGAATATATTGGGCCTGCGAAAGCCTTTGGCAGGAACTATCACATACGGCGATGGGCTTGAGAAGACCGAGATAGGATATCTTCCCCAGCAGACACAGGTTCAGAGGGATTTTCCCGCGTCCGTTACCGAAGTCGTTATATCGGGATTTCAGGGTAAGACGGGTCTCAGGCCTTTTTACAACAAAAAGGAAAAGGAAGAGGCTCTTCATAATATGGAGAGGCTCGGTATCACAGACCTTGCAAAGAGATGCTATCGTGAGCTCTCGGGCGGTCAGCAGCAGAGAGTGCTCCTTGCGAGAGCGCTTTGCGCTACCGGTAAGATCCTCCTCCTCGATGAGCCCGTTACGGGACTTGATCCCAAGGTGACCGAAGAGCTTTACGAGACTATCCAAAAGCTCAACAGCGATGACAATATCGCGATCATAATGATCTCACACGACCTCGAGGCTACGAGGAAATATGCTTCACACATCCTTCATTTCGGAGCGGAGATCAGAAAAGAGGTGGTAGCACGTGGATAA
- a CDS encoding zinc transport system permease protein, translated as MDNVIEALSRSFQYPFVRYALIVGVLIALCASMLGVTLVLKRFSFIGDGLSHVAFGAMAIATVVGVSNNMLFTMPVTILCAVAILGSSRYAKIRGDAAVAMISVSALAIGYLLMNIFPSSSNVSGDVCSTLFGSMLILTLSKAEVIICIVVSIIVVCLFIFFYNKIFAVTFDGDFARATGTKADLYNLIIAVIIAVIVVLAMNLVGSLLISALVVFPALSAMRMFKSFRSVTICAAIVSVICALSGILISIVADTPVGSTIVAADIVAFLFFALAGKITGRGN; from the coding sequence GTGGATAATGTTATCGAGGCTCTTTCCAGATCTTTCCAGTATCCCTTTGTCAGATATGCGTTGATAGTAGGTGTACTGATCGCGCTCTGCGCATCCATGCTCGGCGTTACGCTCGTGCTCAAGAGATTCTCGTTCATCGGTGACGGTCTTTCTCACGTAGCATTCGGTGCGATGGCGATAGCGACCGTTGTCGGAGTCAGCAACAATATGCTCTTTACCATGCCCGTTACGATCCTCTGTGCCGTTGCGATATTAGGCAGCAGCAGGTATGCAAAGATAAGAGGTGACGCGGCAGTCGCCATGATCTCCGTAAGCGCATTGGCCATCGGATATCTTCTCATGAACATATTCCCATCCTCGTCGAACGTATCGGGAGACGTGTGCAGTACGCTCTTCGGATCGATGCTCATACTCACGCTCTCAAAGGCTGAGGTCATCATATGTATCGTGGTATCGATCATCGTGGTATGTCTCTTTATCTTCTTCTACAATAAGATCTTCGCGGTTACTTTCGACGGTGATTTCGCCAGAGCCACGGGCACGAAAGCGGACCTTTATAATCTCATCATCGCGGTCATCATCGCGGTGATCGTAGTACTCGCTATGAACCTCGTAGGATCACTCCTTATATCGGCTCTTGTCGTATTCCCGGCACTCTCTGCCATGAGGATGTTCAAGAGCTTCAGGTCAGTTACGATCTGCGCGGCGATCGTATCCGTAATCTGTGCACTCTCGGGTATACTTATTTCGATCGTTGCCGATACACCCGTAGGTTCTACTATCGTTGCAGCTGATATCGTCGCTTTCCTGTTTTTCGCTCTTGCAGGAAAGATCACCGGAAGAGGCAACTGA
- a CDS encoding Uncharacterized membrane-anchored protein YitT, contains DUF161 and DUF2179 domains, which produces MGKLRDIRASIDFKELKLSKFLWMTLAGIISAIGITTFLSPVHLYDSGIAGTSLLLSQLTPPYMSLSLFLIILNIPLLLYGYKKEGFAFTVYSIFAVLIYSLSAWIIEDVIAIDVSEASPIAGTDLLLCAIFGGLICGLGSGLAVRHGGAIDGIEVMAVIFAKKLSLTVGTFMMCYNVILYVICGLILRSWTLPLYSIVTYYAALQTIDFVAEGIDRSKAVMIITDKADKVSMALIAEFGSGTTKLPARGGFTNKEKAIVYFVVNRFQISRMRDIVHKIDPKAYMTITEVADIYKYEPED; this is translated from the coding sequence ATGGGTAAGCTCAGGGATATAAGGGCATCCATAGACTTTAAGGAACTGAAGTTATCTAAATTTCTCTGGATGACGCTGGCGGGAATAATAAGTGCGATAGGTATCACGACATTCTTATCTCCCGTTCATCTTTACGACAGCGGTATCGCGGGAACGTCGCTTCTCTTATCACAGCTGACTCCGCCTTACATGTCACTTTCGCTGTTCCTGATAATCCTTAATATCCCGCTCTTGCTTTACGGCTACAAGAAGGAAGGATTTGCATTTACTGTTTACTCAATATTCGCGGTCCTTATCTATTCACTGTCTGCGTGGATCATCGAAGATGTTATCGCCATAGATGTATCGGAGGCATCTCCAATAGCAGGCACGGATCTTCTCCTCTGCGCGATATTCGGAGGTCTTATCTGCGGACTTGGATCGGGTCTTGCCGTAAGACACGGCGGTGCCATCGACGGAATAGAAGTCATGGCAGTCATCTTTGCCAAGAAGCTGAGTCTTACCGTCGGCACGTTCATGATGTGTTATAACGTTATCCTCTACGTCATCTGCGGCCTTATTCTTCGCAGCTGGACGCTGCCTCTTTACTCTATCGTTACTTACTATGCGGCTCTTCAAACTATCGATTTCGTTGCAGAAGGTATCGACAGGTCAAAGGCCGTCATGATCATCACGGATAAAGCCGACAAGGTATCCATGGCACTTATCGCCGAGTTCGGAAGCGGTACGACAAAGCTTCCTGCCAGAGGCGGATTTACGAATAAGGAAAAGGCTATCGTATATTTTGTAGTCAACAGATTCCAGATCTCCAGGATGAGAGATATAGTTCATAAGATCGATCCCAAGGCTTACATGACGATCACGGAAGTAGCTGATATTTATAAATACGAACCTGAGGATTGA
- a CDS encoding Cna protein B-type domain-containing protein, whose product MRERITRFCAAIIVMAMAFALIPLRVVYAIGGSNEIALTTATTGGSLTGTLTCGGQDLLTAADPTITYGDEIICELDWSIPDGFALTTDDILVYDLPSVMDFEQKSGPIVNGSDVIGDYEIVGNQIRLNYTSADFCAEHERHGHLAFSGSVEKNPAGTTEPDDILISFEGIADITVHVVPPVSGAYLTVDKIFTPVDETNHIYSCRIPITATGDQTNIKVSDTMWPGMELYGGFPVIYSDSEYNNVFSDHTDFAFDGGDNRTFSCTIDSLADGQTVYMLYQVQVNDAMYDSVAGNQFVEDNNYTGDGNYYPWGYEGTVSNRVTVSSDEAQQPATKTTEIYASGYSFVKWYARPVGTELDRGVLRWQLFVNRINDSVSSGYIIDTLPDNNSFMPDSIWVYSGDDEVLLNAADYVTATTTVTASGETEVRFDFSEELLSKLRTVNTGMYIEYTTHVDSQTATEEHYTNTARLYYNNSLNSERAADTYYTKPAELEKVGTYNASTAPYANYTVYVNPAAMDLDPNNDTLTFTDTMGSALDLDTSSIRVNGVAPSADSMTYDPATHTFTIDLQDSTAYVVTYSAIVNLAPGSTLDDTNAVNTCALTGVVTNGGDGTFTINSRVYNNSASSSSIIGQVTLNVVKHDDTSTTSLLAGATFELSEAALNGNEVISVTSVSSHTTDANGRVDFNSLTKGVCYMITETDAPDGYQLDQTPHFVIFAENSRSTYPATISYNGTVYNVEIIASTRASYDMYISNTAETTPAETTPAETTPSETSATTSESTTTTTSESTTTTTSESTSESTTTTISATSRETTTATTTSESTAASVDAITATTTTAAATATTTESDPAVAGAVQTSATTTTEASARVAGAARIANEASETTTTSAEADPTATATPTPASSGSSTVSTGESQSVFMIAGSALLILAAFFFITYVRKAKEEN is encoded by the coding sequence ATGCGTGAAAGAATAACTAGATTCTGTGCGGCTATTATCGTCATGGCCATGGCTTTTGCTCTTATCCCTTTAAGAGTTGTTTATGCCATCGGAGGCAGTAACGAGATAGCTCTCACGACCGCAACGACCGGCGGATCGCTCACCGGAACACTTACTTGCGGAGGCCAGGATCTCTTAACCGCTGCAGATCCCACGATCACATACGGCGACGAGATCATTTGCGAGCTCGATTGGAGCATTCCCGACGGATTCGCACTTACGACAGACGACATCCTTGTCTACGATCTGCCCTCCGTTATGGACTTCGAGCAGAAGAGCGGCCCTATCGTGAACGGCAGTGACGTTATCGGTGACTACGAGATCGTCGGCAACCAGATAAGGCTCAACTATACATCCGCTGATTTCTGCGCAGAGCACGAGCGTCATGGACACCTGGCATTCTCCGGTTCTGTAGAGAAGAATCCCGCAGGAACTACCGAACCCGATGATATCCTCATCTCATTCGAGGGTATCGCCGATATCACGGTACATGTAGTACCTCCCGTATCCGGTGCATACCTTACGGTAGACAAGATCTTCACTCCCGTAGACGAAACAAATCACATCTACAGCTGCAGGATCCCGATCACTGCAACAGGCGATCAGACCAACATTAAGGTAAGCGATACAATGTGGCCCGGTATGGAGCTCTACGGCGGATTCCCCGTTATCTATTCCGATTCCGAGTACAATAACGTATTCTCCGACCACACTGATTTCGCTTTCGACGGCGGCGACAACAGGACTTTCTCCTGCACCATCGACAGCCTCGCTGACGGACAGACAGTCTACATGCTCTATCAGGTTCAGGTTAATGATGCGATGTATGACAGCGTAGCAGGTAATCAGTTCGTAGAAGACAACAACTACACAGGCGACGGTAACTACTATCCCTGGGGTTATGAAGGAACTGTCTCCAACAGAGTCACTGTATCAAGTGACGAGGCTCAGCAGCCTGCTACAAAGACAACTGAGATCTACGCATCCGGTTACAGCTTCGTAAAGTGGTATGCACGTCCCGTAGGAACAGAACTCGACCGTGGTGTATTGAGATGGCAGCTCTTCGTAAACAGGATCAATGATTCCGTATCTTCCGGTTATATCATCGATACTCTTCCCGATAATAACTCATTCATGCCTGACAGCATCTGGGTTTATAGCGGTGATGATGAAGTGCTTCTCAATGCCGCAGATTATGTAACTGCTACAACAACTGTTACTGCATCCGGCGAGACAGAGGTCCGCTTTGATTTCTCCGAAGAGCTCCTCAGCAAGCTCAGAACAGTAAACACAGGTATGTATATCGAGTACACGACTCATGTAGATTCTCAGACAGCTACTGAAGAGCACTACACGAATACGGCTCGTCTTTACTACAACAACTCGTTGAATTCCGAAAGAGCAGCCGATACATACTATACAAAGCCCGCAGAGCTCGAGAAGGTAGGAACATATAATGCTTCTACTGCTCCCTATGCTAACTATACCGTTTATGTAAATCCCGCTGCCATGGATCTTGATCCCAACAACGACACACTTACATTCACGGATACAATGGGATCCGCACTCGATCTTGATACAAGTTCGATCCGAGTAAACGGTGTTGCTCCCTCCGCGGACAGCATGACTTACGATCCCGCTACGCATACATTCACCATCGATCTTCAGGATTCAACTGCTTATGTGGTTACATACAGCGCTATCGTCAACCTCGCACCCGGATCCACTCTCGATGATACAAATGCAGTCAACACATGCGCTCTTACAGGCGTTGTTACAAACGGCGGTGACGGAACATTTACGATCAACTCCAGAGTCTATAACAACTCTGCAAGTTCATCTTCTATCATCGGTCAGGTAACACTTAATGTCGTAAAGCACGACGATACTTCCACGACCAGCCTTCTTGCAGGTGCTACATTCGAGCTTTCCGAAGCAGCACTTAACGGTAACGAAGTAATTTCCGTAACATCCGTCTCCTCTCATACGACGGATGCCAACGGCAGAGTAGATTTCAACTCCCTCACAAAGGGTGTATGCTACATGATCACAGAGACTGATGCTCCCGACGGATATCAGCTCGATCAGACTCCTCACTTCGTGATCTTCGCAGAGAACAGCAGATCTACATATCCTGCTACGATCTCATATAACGGAACCGTTTATAACGTTGAGATCATCGCTTCTACAAGAGCTTCTTACGATATGTATATCAGCAACACGGCGGAGACTACACCTGCAGAAACTACTCCTGCAGAGACAACTCCTTCGGAAACTTCCGCTACGACATCAGAGTCAACTACAACTACTACTTCCGAGTCGACAACAACTACGACATCCGAATCAACATCCGAGTCGACGACAACAACTATCTCTGCTACTTCAAGAGAGACTACTACTGCGACAACAACATCTGAGTCCACAGCTGCTTCCGTAGATGCGATTACGGCTACGACAACTACAGCAGCTGCTACAGCGACTACAACAGAGAGTGATCCCGCAGTAGCAGGCGCAGTTCAGACAAGCGCTACTACAACGACAGAAGCATCCGCTCGCGTTGCAGGTGCTGCAAGGATCGCTAATGAAGCTTCAGAGACAACAACAACTTCTGCGGAAGCAGATCCTACTGCAACGGCTACACCTACACCCGCTTCCTCCGGATCTTCGACGGTAAGCACGGGTGAGTCCCAGAGCGTGTTCATGATCGCAGGTTCTGCTCTCCTTATCCTTGCAGCCTTCTTCTTCATCACATACGTAAGAAAGGCTAAGGAAGAAAACTGA
- a CDS encoding transcriptional regulator, CarD family, with protein MYTVGDTVVYGGSGVCEIDDIRDISFYHERPKKYYVLKPMFVKQSSTVYVPFDNEKLTAKIQPVISKDEAIELIDGIGSEESEWIDDRNQRKDHFNDLLSNGTRKQIINLISMITKHRDTLAGEGKVLNMQDEKILAEAERRMNAEFAVALDMRPDEVVEYISDRMSAC; from the coding sequence ATGTACACAGTAGGTGATACGGTAGTTTACGGCGGCAGCGGAGTATGTGAGATCGACGATATCAGAGATATCAGTTTTTACCACGAGCGCCCCAAGAAATACTACGTTTTGAAGCCCATGTTCGTTAAGCAGTCATCGACGGTCTATGTACCTTTTGATAACGAGAAATTGACGGCTAAGATCCAGCCCGTTATCTCCAAGGATGAGGCTATCGAACTTATCGACGGTATCGGTTCCGAAGAATCAGAGTGGATCGATGACCGAAATCAGAGAAAAGATCATTTTAACGATCTCCTCTCAAACGGCACGAGAAAGCAGATCATCAACCTCATCAGCATGATCACAAAGCACAGGGATACACTTGCCGGCGAAGGCAAGGTCCTCAACATGCAGGATGAGAAGATCCTCGCCGAAGCAGAGAGAAGAATGAATGCCGAGTTCGCAGTAGCGCTCGACATGAGACCCGACGAAGTAGTCGAGTATATCAGCGACAGGATGAGTGCCTGCTGA
- a CDS encoding 3-deoxy-D-arabinoheptulosonate-7-phosphate synthase, with product MIAVLKSTATKQQVDNLIEWFEKQGLRVNESKGEYCTVLGLIGDTTRIDTDLLQGLDIIESVTRISEPFKKANRKFHPEDTVVDIGGVKIGGGNFAVMAGPCSVENEEQIIETAKAVKAAGATLLRGGAFKPRTSPYDFQGLHEEGIKLLIKAREATGLPIVSEIMSPDQLPVFEDIDCLQVGARNMQNFDLLKALGKTDKPVLLKRGLSATLKELLMSAEYIMSEGNPNVILCERGIRTYETYTRNTFDVSAIAALKELTHLPVVADPSHATGKVSLIKPMSMAAVVSGADALEIEVHNCPKKALSDAAQQLTPEQFVDVMAAIDKARSII from the coding sequence ATGATCGCAGTATTAAAGAGTACCGCAACAAAGCAGCAGGTAGACAATCTCATCGAATGGTTCGAGAAACAGGGCCTTCGAGTAAACGAATCCAAGGGTGAATACTGTACTGTATTAGGCCTTATCGGAGATACAACGAGGATCGATACGGATCTTCTTCAGGGACTCGATATAATCGAATCCGTGACGAGGATATCCGAACCCTTTAAGAAGGCAAACCGAAAGTTCCATCCCGAGGATACTGTTGTAGATATCGGCGGCGTTAAGATCGGCGGCGGTAACTTCGCAGTCATGGCAGGTCCCTGCTCCGTAGAGAACGAAGAGCAGATCATCGAGACAGCAAAAGCTGTAAAGGCCGCAGGCGCAACACTCCTTAGAGGCGGCGCGTTCAAGCCCAGGACATCTCCTTATGATTTCCAGGGACTTCACGAAGAAGGTATAAAGCTCCTTATAAAGGCCAGAGAGGCAACGGGCCTTCCGATCGTATCCGAGATCATGAGCCCCGATCAGCTTCCTGTATTTGAAGATATCGACTGTCTTCAGGTCGGCGCGAGAAACATGCAGAACTTCGATCTTCTCAAGGCGCTCGGTAAGACTGATAAGCCCGTACTTCTTAAGCGCGGTCTTTCCGCAACGCTTAAGGAACTCCTCATGAGTGCCGAGTACATCATGTCCGAGGGTAATCCCAACGTCATCCTCTGCGAGAGAGGTATAAGGACATATGAGACTTATACGAGAAATACTTTCGATGTCAGTGCCATTGCTGCATTAAAGGAACTTACACATCTTCCCGTTGTTGCGGATCCTTCACATGCTACGGGTAAGGTATCGCTCATAAAGCCAATGTCCATGGCGGCTGTAGTATCCGGTGCTGATGCTCTCGAGATCGAGGTGCATAACTGCCCGAAGAAGGCTCTCTCCGATGCGGCTCAGCAGCTTACTCCCGAGCAGTTCGTTGATGTTATGGCAGCAATCGACAAGGCCAGGAGCATAATCTGA